In a single window of the Raphanus sativus cultivar WK10039 chromosome 9, ASM80110v3, whole genome shotgun sequence genome:
- the LOC108827847 gene encoding gibberellin-regulated protein 14, translated as MSSSKSLLLFISVFLSLIFSLSLPVNSVIEVEKPPQPLAPVGTLASPPSAPTVKPPSPPTAPLPPPVMPKDCPNLCDVRCGSHRRPKVCIRACRTCCLRCKCVPPGTYGNREKCGKCYISMTTHGGRPKCP; from the exons ATGTCTAGCTCAAAGTCTCTTCTCTTATTCATCTCCGTCTTCTTGTCTTTAATCTTCTCACTCTCTTTACCT GTTAATTCTGTTATCGAAGTGGAGAAACCACCTCAACCGCTAGCTCCTGTGGGCACGCTAGCGTCTCCTCCATCGGCACCAACGGTTAAGCCGCCTTCACCTCCAACTGCACCGCTTCCACCACCAGTTATGCCAAAAG ATTGCCCGAATCTATGTGATGTCAGATGTGGTTCACATAGGAGACCCAAGGTGTGTATTAGAGCATGCAGAACATGTTGTCTCAGGTGCAAGTGTGTACCACCCGGCACGTATGGAAACAGAGAAAAGTGTGGCAAGTGTTATATTAGTATGACTACT
- the LOC108827846 gene encoding xyloglucan glycosyltransferase 4, which produces MAPNTVAVTMEKPDSFSLLEINGSDPSSFPDNKRKSISPKQFSWFLLLKAHRVVSCLSWLLASVRNRIAFSSKNINEEEDPKSRGKQMYRFIKACLVISIVALSIEIVAYYKNWNLDLMNRPSWEVRGLVEWSYMAWLSFRSDYIAPIVITLSKFCTVLFLIQSLDRLVLCLGCFWIKLKKIQPKLKDEELDLEDASNFPMVLIQIPMCNEREVYEQSIGAAAQLDWPKDRILIQVLDDSDDPNLQLLIKEEVSVWAEKGVNIIYRHRLIRTGYKAGNLKSAMTCDYVKDYEFVTIFDADFTPSPDFLKKTIPHFKGNPELGLVQARWSFVNKDENLLTRLQNINLCFHFEVEQQVNGVFLNFFGFNGTAGVWRIKALEESGGWLERTTVEDMDIAVRAHLNGWKFIYLNDVEVTCELPESYEAYKKQQHRWHSGPMQLFRLCLPSIIKSKISAGKKANLIFLFFLLRKLILPFYSFTLFCIILPLTMFIPEAELPLWIICYVPIFISLLNILPSPKSFPFLIPYLLFENTMSITKFNAMISGLFQLGSAYEWVVTKKTGRSSESDLLAFAEKEEKLHRRNSESGLELLSKLKEQEMNLAQQETPKKTLGGLVRPKNQMKKRNMVFKKELALAFLLLTAAARSFLSAHGLHFYFLLFQGLSFLVVGLDLIGEQIN; this is translated from the exons ATGGCTCCAAACACAGTAGCAGTGACAATGGAGAAGCCAGACAGCTTCTCTTTACTAGAGATCAACGGCTCAGATCCATCCTCATTCCCTGACAACAAACGAAAATCCATCAGCCCGAAACAGTTCTCATGGTTCCTCCTCCTCAAAGCTCACAGAGTCGTCTCTTGTCTCTCGTGGCTCCTCGCTTCAGTCAGAAACCGAATCGCTTTCTCCTCCAAGAACataaacgaagaagaagatccCAAAAGCAGAGGGAAACAAATGTACAGATTCATCAAAGCCTGTCTTGTCATCTCCATAGTCGCCTTGTCGATAGAAATCGTCGCGTATTACAAGAACTGGAATCTTGATCTCATGAACCGACCGTCTTGGGAGGTGCGTGGGCTTGTCGAGTGGTCTTACATGGCTTGGCTCTCGTTCCGGTCCGATTATATCGCTCCTATTGTCATCACTCTCTCCAAATTCTGCACCGTCCTCTTCTTAATCCAGAGTCTTGATCGGTTAGTCCTCTGTCTCGGCTGCTTCTGGATCAAACTCAAAAAGATCCAACCCAAGCTCAAAGACGAAGAACTCGATTTAGAAGACGCATCTAACTTCCCAATGGTCCTCATTCAGATCCCAATGTGCAATGAAAGAGAG GTGTATGAACAATCAATAGGAGCAGCTGCACAGCTTGACTGGCCAAAGGATAGGATTTTGATTCAAGTTCTCGACGATTCGGATGATCCAAACTTACAGCTTCTGATCAAGGAAGAAGTATCTGTTTGGGCAGAGAAAGGTGTAAACATTATCTACAGGCATAGGTTAATCAGAACCGGTTACAAAGCTGGGAATCTCAAGTCGGCCATGACATGTGATTACGTTAAAGATTACGAGTTCGTTACCATTTTCGACGCAGATTTTACGCCAAGTCCTGATTTTCTCAAGAAGACAATTCCTCATTTCAAG GGGAATCCAGAGCTAGGATTAGTCCAAGCAAGGTGGTCTTTCGTGAACAAAGACGAGAATCTCCTCACGAGGCTACAAAACATTAATCTATGTTTCCACTTCGAAGTCGAGCAGCAAGTGAACGGAGTGTTTCTCAACTTCTTTGGTTTCAACGGAACCGCAGGAGTATGGAGGATCAAAGCATTGGAAGAATCAGGAGGGTGGCTCGAGAGAACGACAGTTGAAGACATGGACATTGCGGTCAGAGCGCATCTCAACGGCTGGAAGTTCATTTACCTCAATGACGTTGAAGTCACTTGTGAGTTGCCTGAGTCTTATGAAGCTTACAAGAAGCAGCAACATCGTTGGCATTCCGGTCCTATGCAACTTTTTCGGTTATGCCTTCCTTCAATCATCAAATCAAAG ATATCGGCAGGGAAAAAGGCAAATCtgatcttcctcttctttcttttgagGAAGCTTATTCTTCCATTTTACTCATTCACACTCTTCTGCATCATACTTCCATTAACAATGTTCATACCTGAAGCAGAGCTTCCTTTGTGGATCATCTGCTACGTTCCTATTTTCATTTCCCTTCTCAACATTCTCCCTTCACCTAAATCTTTCCCTTTCTTGATCCCTTACCTCCTTTTCGAAAACACAATGTCCATAACCAAGTTCAACGCCATGATCTCCGGGTTGTTCCAGCTTGGATCGGCTTACGAGTGGGTTGTGACCAAAAAGACTGGGAGATCATCTGAATCTGACTTGCTAGCGTTTGCTGAAAAGGAAGAAAAGTTGCACAGGAGAAACTCTGAGTCTGGTTTGGAGCTTCTGAGCAAACTCAAGGAGCAAGAGATGAATCTTGCTCAGCAAGAAACCCCGAAGAAGACCCTCGGTGGGCTGGTGAGGCCGAAGAACCAGATGAAGAAGAGGAACATGGTGTTCAAGAAAGAGCTGGCACTAGCGTTCTTGCTTCTAACCGCAGCTGCAAGGAGCTTTCTATCAGCTCACGGTCTTCACTTCTACTTCTTGCTGTTTCAGGGGCTGTCTTTCTTGGTTGTAGGGTTGGATTTGATCGGAGAACAGATCAACTAG